The Gemmatimonadaceae bacterium genome includes a region encoding these proteins:
- a CDS encoding Ig-like domain-containing protein, translating to MGTAFRRLASRILVVTPLAVFAACGGGGDAAAPRIVATVDVSPSLLNLVPGQTTTLTATAHDAAGIPISGKTATWSSSNPSVLTVSAVGVATAITDGIASISATIDGKVGGAAATVRTPVASVTVTPATAELFLGGAPLQLTAVPKSPAGAAIAGRTVTWASASPTIASVSSTGLVTGVAAGAANITATADGIVGSATIQVSPNPCNVIRAVAVGQTLSGTLVANDCKLSDSTAIQRYEFTVTAPTKIEVLMTSSAVDAYLFLTDAALNVIDEDDDGGTGINARILRTIPAGRYFVIANTYNANTFGAYQLTVRQAPAACFIGRTTTLPSTIDASLSAASCLQRDESYEDRYDITVGARTTLTVNMTSTVLDPFLVVIDNAGRVVDQDDDSGAGLNASLEVPLEPGNYTILARGQPGQTGAYRLVVAPLVDPCAVTRTIAAGQVQSGTFAPGDCAISDGGGPNRYFQRYGLTLATTTAMQFDMTSGVVDAYLVIQNAQTGAVIAENDDASSQTTNARVLINLPAGQYIVNTTTYNAGEVGPYQLAAGSIQASGVTISVGPQNLSLQAGQSQQASSTVTGSANIAVTWQSSEPGVASITGTGVIRAITGGTSTITATSQADPSKTASLTVTVGASTGVTNLDIAALYLVQSVQQLDGRVPLVADRGAVARVFLRGNRTGLAAATVRLRILQGATVLGTFTGTATPTTTVDEGCCSANIVIPSTAIRTGISVLADVDPDNAVAESNEADNQFPLSGTAQSLNVVAVPPMNVRLIPVQQNRNGPVGAGAASLFDVFKSMWPLSVINATVRQPLVIDYTIGTQTFDDWGRLVRDVEILRQTEGGGAYYYGLVRTRGTSGVLGLANGIPARTAIGVDEGSDFGAAEAKLTFAHEMGHTLSLRHSPCGGAAGPEPTYPFADGSTGAYGMDTFNGNAIKLPNAKDVMTYCPNQWVSAFNYRKVMDFRQANPNGTGISAPTSVLMVSGGIQRGVLTVDPAFSVKAAPASNDANGRFVIEGFSADDKLLFSRRFNPYRVDDAEAEAFVIAVPVPEAVQAQVARLGVRELSGTGSLARGTSRRLPSTAGGTATLSTSRLPGAKLQMTWAPSEVPLVIVRDRVNGEVLAMLRNGTAELSQFGPADRVELLLSDGVKSTRATVDPITGAIRK from the coding sequence ATGGGCACGGCGTTTCGGCGGTTAGCCAGCAGGATCCTCGTGGTGACGCCATTGGCGGTGTTCGCCGCTTGCGGAGGTGGCGGCGACGCGGCCGCTCCACGCATCGTGGCCACGGTGGACGTGTCCCCGTCGTTGCTCAATCTGGTGCCCGGTCAGACCACCACCCTCACGGCAACGGCCCACGACGCGGCGGGCATTCCCATCAGCGGCAAGACGGCCACGTGGTCGTCATCCAATCCGTCGGTATTGACGGTATCGGCCGTCGGTGTCGCCACCGCCATCACCGACGGTATCGCCTCCATCTCCGCCACCATCGATGGCAAGGTGGGTGGCGCGGCAGCGACCGTGCGCACACCCGTCGCCTCGGTGACGGTCACGCCAGCCACCGCCGAACTGTTTCTGGGCGGCGCACCACTGCAACTCACCGCCGTGCCCAAGAGTCCCGCTGGTGCCGCCATCGCCGGGCGCACCGTGACGTGGGCCAGCGCCAGCCCCACTATTGCATCGGTATCATCCACCGGTCTCGTGACCGGCGTTGCGGCCGGCGCCGCCAACATTACCGCCACCGCGGACGGGATTGTCGGCTCGGCCACCATACAGGTGTCCCCCAATCCCTGCAACGTGATTCGCGCCGTGGCAGTGGGACAGACGCTGTCCGGCACGCTGGTGGCGAACGACTGCAAGCTTAGCGACAGCACCGCCATCCAGCGCTATGAATTCACCGTCACCGCGCCCACGAAAATTGAAGTGCTGATGACCAGCAGTGCGGTGGACGCCTACCTGTTCCTCACCGACGCCGCGCTGAATGTGATTGACGAAGACGACGACGGTGGCACGGGCATCAATGCCCGCATTCTGCGCACCATTCCGGCCGGTCGCTATTTCGTCATCGCCAACACGTACAACGCCAACACCTTCGGCGCCTATCAGTTGACCGTGCGGCAAGCGCCGGCCGCGTGTTTCATCGGTCGCACCACCACGCTGCCGTCCACCATCGACGCCTCGTTGTCAGCCGCCTCGTGTCTCCAGCGCGACGAGAGCTACGAAGATCGATACGACATCACGGTTGGCGCGCGCACCACACTCACCGTCAACATGACCAGTACGGTGCTCGATCCGTTTCTGGTCGTGATCGACAACGCCGGGCGCGTGGTCGATCAGGATGACGACTCCGGCGCCGGTTTGAACGCCAGTCTCGAAGTGCCGCTCGAACCAGGCAATTACACCATTCTCGCCCGTGGACAGCCCGGCCAGACCGGCGCCTATCGACTGGTGGTGGCGCCCCTCGTCGATCCGTGTGCGGTCACGCGAACGATTGCCGCGGGCCAGGTGCAGTCGGGCACCTTCGCCCCGGGCGACTGCGCGATCAGTGATGGCGGCGGCCCCAACCGGTATTTCCAACGGTACGGACTGACGCTGGCCACCACCACGGCTATGCAGTTCGACATGACCAGTGGTGTCGTCGACGCCTATCTCGTCATCCAGAACGCGCAAACGGGTGCCGTGATTGCGGAAAACGATGACGCCTCGTCGCAAACCACTAATGCGCGCGTGCTCATCAATCTGCCCGCCGGTCAGTACATCGTGAACACCACCACGTACAACGCCGGCGAGGTCGGACCGTATCAACTGGCGGCCGGTAGCATTCAGGCGTCGGGTGTCACGATATCGGTTGGACCACAGAATCTCTCCCTGCAGGCGGGACAGTCCCAGCAGGCCTCCAGTACCGTCACCGGCTCGGCCAACATCGCGGTCACCTGGCAGAGCAGCGAGCCCGGCGTTGCCTCTATCACGGGAACGGGCGTCATTCGCGCCATCACCGGCGGCACGTCCACCATCACCGCCACCTCGCAAGCCGATCCGTCCAAGACCGCGTCGCTCACCGTTACGGTCGGCGCATCAACCGGCGTGACCAATCTCGATATCGCCGCGCTGTATCTGGTGCAGTCGGTACAGCAGTTGGACGGCCGCGTGCCGCTGGTGGCCGACCGCGGCGCCGTAGCCCGCGTGTTCCTGCGCGGCAATCGCACCGGACTTGCCGCGGCAACGGTGCGTCTCCGCATTCTGCAGGGTGCCACCGTGCTCGGCACGTTTACCGGCACGGCCACGCCCACCACGACGGTCGATGAAGGCTGCTGTTCGGCCAACATCGTCATTCCTTCCACGGCGATACGCACCGGCATTTCTGTGCTGGCCGATGTCGACCCGGACAACGCGGTCGCAGAATCGAATGAAGCGGACAACCAGTTTCCGTTGTCAGGCACCGCGCAATCGCTGAACGTGGTGGCGGTGCCGCCGATGAATGTCCGTCTCATTCCTGTGCAGCAGAATCGCAACGGCCCGGTGGGTGCCGGCGCGGCCTCGCTGTTTGATGTGTTCAAGTCGATGTGGCCGCTCAGCGTCATCAACGCCACGGTACGTCAGCCGCTGGTGATCGACTACACTATCGGCACCCAGACATTTGACGATTGGGGTCGCCTGGTGCGGGACGTCGAGATTCTGCGACAGACGGAAGGTGGCGGTGCCTACTACTATGGATTGGTGCGCACGCGCGGCACCAGCGGTGTCCTGGGTCTCGCCAACGGCATTCCGGCCCGCACGGCCATCGGCGTGGATGAGGGCTCCGACTTTGGCGCCGCTGAAGCGAAACTCACCTTTGCGCATGAGATGGGACACACCCTGTCGCTACGTCATTCGCCGTGCGGCGGTGCCGCCGGACCCGAGCCCACGTATCCATTCGCCGATGGCAGCACCGGCGCGTACGGCATGGATACGTTCAACGGCAACGCGATCAAGTTGCCCAACGCGAAGGATGTGATGACGTATTGCCCCAACCAATGGGTGAGCGCGTTCAACTACCGCAAGGTGATGGACTTCCGACAGGCCAATCCCAATGGCACGGGAATTTCGGCACCCACCAGCGTGCTGATGGTGTCGGGTGGCATTCAGCGTGGAGTGCTTACGGTTGACCCGGCGTTCTCGGTGAAGGCCGCGCCGGCCAGCAACGATGCCAACGGACGCTTTGTGATTGAAGGCTTCTCGGCTGATGACAAACTGCTGTTCTCGCGGCGCTTCAATCCGTATCGCGTGGACGACGCGGAAGCCGAGGCATTCGTGATCGCCGTGCCGGTGCCGGAAGCGGTGCAAGCACAGGTTGCCCGGCTTGGCGTGCGTGAGCTCAGTGGCACCGGTTCCCTGGCGCGCGGGACATCACGCCGACTCCCATCCACCGCCGGCGGAACCGCCACGCTATCCACGTCGCGTCTTCCCGGTGCCAAGTTGCAGATGACATGGGCGCCGTCGGAGGTGCCGTTGGTGATCGTGCGCGACCGCGTCAACGGCGAAGTGCTGGCG